One Onthophagus taurus isolate NC chromosome 11, IU_Otau_3.0, whole genome shotgun sequence genomic window carries:
- the LOC111425074 gene encoding DPH4 homolog, giving the protein MNYYTILECSPTSTFEDLKKNYQRLIKVYHPDKGEENPEEFVKINEAWSTLKDDKLRKQYDAEILHKNLNDKPLIYAEINFKDLHFENEEANFNCRCGDNITIYLNEIEDGESLFECNECSNCILIKK; this is encoded by the coding sequence atgaattattataCGATATTAGAGTGTTCGCCCACGTCTACTTTCGAAGatctaaaaaagaattatcaAAGATTGATTAAAGTTTATCATCCGGATAAAGGTGAAGAAAACCCGGAGGAATTTGTGAAGATAAATGAGGCATGGTCCACTTTGAAAGATGATAAATTAAGGAAACAATACGACGCGGAAATTCtacacaaaaatttaaacgatAAACCTTTAATTTATGCcgaaattaactttaaagatCTTCACTTTGAAAATGAAGAGGCTAATTTTAATTGTCGATGTGGTGATAATAtaacgatttatttaaatgaaatcgAAGACGGGGAAAGTTTATTTGAATGTAATGAATGTTctaattgtattttaattaaaaaataa
- the LOC111425064 gene encoding post-GPI attachment to proteins factor 2 isoform X2: protein MRRIRLSSNCHSSVNKTHCNVYNFLPSVSSAIGGYSPQKEVWTWAIFLHAVPRLCIPIMYFQYNSEALYPRAFSIMVVASFLNTVENIALIVLSFYTSSDNYPVHRRAFITFIICSELYMLLLVYLHTRYRKYLTEIDKVSLNLKKKLVFINIISILVATYCFIRHNSSCEDYVYSFFAFCEYIVVLTNMAFHMTAALDFKNRHLHIYKCGVCLSPR from the exons ATGAGAAGGATTCGTTTATCTTCAAACTGCCATTCA aGTGTCAACAAAACCCATTGTAACGTTTACAATTTCTTACCGTCCGTCTCGTCAGCAATCGGCGGTTATTCGCCGCAAAAAGAAGTCTGGACTTGGGCTATTTTCCTGCATGCCGTGCCACGATTATGCATTCCAATTATGTACTTTCAATATAACAGCGAAGCTTTGTATCCTCGTGCTTTTTCTATTATGGTCGTCGCTTCGTTTCTAAATACAGTTGAAAATATCGCTCTCATTGTGTTATCGTTTTACACTTCTTCGGATAATTACC ctgtACATAGAAGAGCTTtcataacttttattatatgTTCAGAGCTTTATATGTTATTGTTGGTGTATTTACACACGAGGTATCGAAAATATTTGACTGAAATTGATAAAGTTAGTTTgaatttgaagaagaaattggtgtttattaatataatttcgattttggttGCTACATATTGTTTTATAAGGCATAATAGTTCGTGTGAGGATTATG TTTATTCGTTTTTCGCATTTTGCGAATACATTgttgttttaacaaatatGGCTTTTCATATGACGGCCGCTTTGGATTTCAAGAACAGACATCTTCACATTTACAAATGTGGCGTGTGCCTTTCACCCAGATAA
- the LOC111425039 gene encoding protein lethal(2)denticleless, with translation MPKLSYPQALMSQQMGLYNWRTCDSVMKRLGCSANEDFSSTELEDYNVDSVNSCDSPVFACKFAQQQGYEHILALANEDGRTGILDTKTMERTSSKVHYNAIFDVAWMFNQMKLVTASGDHSAKLVDVSNDGLKIVRWFTGHNRSVKTLAIKQDDSSVFASGGRDGKILLWDTRSWESCANFIAKPDKSIPYAHFKQSKLKKKHTETTLSALNSVTGLAFQDENTLISCGAGDGIIKLWDLRKTYNNKRDPTPKNIIVNPIKKSGSSNLIVDKTGSRLYVSCLDSIIYCYNILTCNPSPIMTYKGHRTNTFYVKSCLSNDGNYLLSGSSDQYAYIWNVNSSEPIVRLSGHRAEVTCVAWCHSGDTTLVTCADDFRHKIWRIGPETFPNDWNVIGKGQAQVLTPKIPIKRPFEPIENELKSFRLKSCEFCLDVSDMRRCENCGSNQFNLKRLNTSPKTPTKSKKLKSQSDPISVRSLFGKSDVKIDDVLLENLPNFNVDGSAPHLHHSPQKKIDRDWLTKLRTEKHILSPTSPRCERDESPRTRSAKKRKMERSESPHSPLLKFFRATNNSIMKDSNCCLSKAGLVQESTINT, from the exons atgccaAAATTAAGCTATCCTCAAGCTTTAATGAGTCAACAAATGGGGCTAT aTAATTGGCGAACGTGTGATAGTGTTATGAAAAGGTTAGGTTGTTCTGCCAATGAAGATTTTTCATCAACAGAACTTGAAGATTACAACGTAGATTCTGTTAATAGTTGTGATTCGCCCGTATTTGCATGTAAATTCGCCCAACAACAAG gttatgaaCACATTTTAGCATTAGCTAATGAAGATGGTCGAACAGGAATTTTAGACACCAAAACCATGGAAAGAACAAGCTCAAAAGTCCATTATAACGCTATTTTCGATGTAGCATGGATGTTTAACCAAATGAAATTAGTTACAGCTTCAGGAGATCACTCCGCAAAATTAGTTGATGTCTCAAATGATGGTTTAAAAATAGTCAGATGGTTTACCGGGCATAATAGATCTGTTAAAACGTTAGCGATTAAACAAGATGATTCCTCAGTGTTTGCTTCTGGGGGTCGAGAtggaaaaatacttttatGGGATACTCGTTCTTGGGAATCTTGTgctaattttatagcaaaacCAGATAAATCAATTCCTTACGCCCATTTTAAAcagtcaaaattaaaaaagaaacacacTGAGACCACATTATCGGCGTTAAATTCAGTTACAGGGCTTGCATTTCAAGATGAAAACACTTTAATTTCATGTGGTGCTGGTGATGGGATTATTAAATTGTGGGATTTAAGAaaaacttataataataaacgtGATCCTACTCCTAAAAACATAATCGTAAATCCCATTAAAAAATCAGGATCGAgtaatttaattgttgataaaaCCGGAAGTCGCCTCTATGTTAGTTGTTTAGATagcattatttattgttataacaTATTAACTTGTAATCCATCCCCTATAATGACTTATAAAGGTCATCGAACAAACACTTTTTATGTCAAATCATGTTTAAGTAATGATgggaattatttattaagcgGAAGTAGTGATCAATATGCCTACATTTGGAATGTAAATTCATCAGAACCTATTGTAAGATTAAGTGGGCACAGAGCTGAAGTGACTTGTGTAGCTTGGTGCCATAGCGGTGATACAACTTTAGTAACATGTGCCGATGATTTTCGCCACAAAATATGGCGAATTGGTCCAGAAACGTTTCCGAATGATTGGAACGTTATAGGTAAAGGCCAAGCTCAAgttttaacaccaaaaataCCGATTAAGCGACCATTTGAACCAAtcgaaaatgaattaaaatcgtTCCGATTAAAATCATGCGagttttgtttagatgtaagTGATATGAGACGATGTGAGAATTGCGGAAGTAATCAGTTcaatttaaaacgattaaacACAAGCCCTAAAACTCCCacgaaaagtaaaaaattaaaatctcaaAGTGATCCGATTTCGGTGCGATCATTATTTGGTAAAAGTGATGTTAAAATCGACGATGTTTTATTAGAGAATTTACCGAATTTTAACGTAGATGGTTCAGCGCCCCATTTGCATCATTCGCCCCAAAAGAAAATCGATCGTGATTGGTTGACAAAGTTACGAACtgaaaaacatattttaagcCCAACTTCTCCAAGATGTGAAAGAGATGAAAGCCCAAGAACGAGATCGGCTAAGAAGCGAAAAATGGAAAGAAGCGAATCACCGCATAGCCcccttttaaagtttttccgTGCAACAAATAATAGTATTATGAAAGATTCAAATTGTTGCCTTTCGAAAGCTGGTTTGGTACAAGAATCGACTATTAATACGTAA
- the LOC111425064 gene encoding post-GPI attachment to proteins factor 2 isoform X1: MSVQARYRLLYDEKDSFIFKLPFSKLSLLTVTLPLVAFLFCIIYSIIFNFESVNKTHCNVYNFLPSVSSAIGGYSPQKEVWTWAIFLHAVPRLCIPIMYFQYNSEALYPRAFSIMVVASFLNTVENIALIVLSFYTSSDNYPVHRRAFITFIICSELYMLLLVYLHTRYRKYLTEIDKVSLNLKKKLVFINIISILVATYCFIRHNSSCEDYVYSFFAFCEYIVVLTNMAFHMTAALDFKNRHLHIYKCGVCLSPR; the protein is encoded by the exons atgtcggTTCAAGCGCGTTACAGACTACTGTACGATGAGAAGGATTCGTTTATCTTCAAACTGCCATTCAGTAAGCTTTCCTTGCTAACGGTGACTTTGCCGTTGGTGGCCTTCCTATTTTGCATAATATACTcgatcattttcaattttgagaGTGTCAACAAAACCCATTGTAACGTTTACAATTTCTTACCGTCCGTCTCGTCAGCAATCGGCGGTTATTCGCCGCAAAAAGAAGTCTGGACTTGGGCTATTTTCCTGCATGCCGTGCCACGATTATGCATTCCAATTATGTACTTTCAATATAACAGCGAAGCTTTGTATCCTCGTGCTTTTTCTATTATGGTCGTCGCTTCGTTTCTAAATACAGTTGAAAATATCGCTCTCATTGTGTTATCGTTTTACACTTCTTCGGATAATTACC ctgtACATAGAAGAGCTTtcataacttttattatatgTTCAGAGCTTTATATGTTATTGTTGGTGTATTTACACACGAGGTATCGAAAATATTTGACTGAAATTGATAAAGTTAGTTTgaatttgaagaagaaattggtgtttattaatataatttcgattttggttGCTACATATTGTTTTATAAGGCATAATAGTTCGTGTGAGGATTATG TTTATTCGTTTTTCGCATTTTGCGAATACATTgttgttttaacaaatatGGCTTTTCATATGACGGCCGCTTTGGATTTCAAGAACAGACATCTTCACATTTACAAATGTGGCGTGTGCCTTTCACCCAGATAA
- the LOC111425009 gene encoding anoctamin-1-like produces the protein MDEDDEFYDTISLNSQAPIHRKRINNKEYISLSRNTIYHSAIELDNMDNHDATSSNWRSFSMEDLPDYVIAYDTTTDPIKLKKRETFEQNLIDVGLILKKDEHQHRINFIKIYVPREVLCQYAELLKLRLPIKDPEGFTPKENIFSSVIKRCLDRCKVRLDEKKFPPQQYKLTAEFSRDKYYLFDVDDPNFFNIGVRISVISYILDREKYGKEDHSKGIKNLISTDVYKAAYPLHDGDLNNKSSKRKLLLDEWASVSKWVKYQPIDDIKDYFGVKFALYFTWLGFYTHMLIPASIVGILCLLYGIISIQNDTLSGDICNKDIVMCPLCDRVCNFWQLKDSCVYSKIVRLIDNPATIFFAVFMSVWAAVYLELWKRYSAEIAHRWGLTGFDLLAEPPRPEYLTRLANAKKKKLNVVTSLEEPVVPFWRVKLPSIILSFSIVLLWVILALGVVAGIVLYRMSLLSSSALYSDKTSYRIYVVPLTAGLINLVCIVILNFLYDRLAQWLTEMELQRTQTEFDDSLSLKIYMFQFVNYYSCIFYIAFIKGKFVGYPAKYNRIFGHRQEECNPGGCLMELTMQLAIIMIGNQFISGIIEMLLPVLLKIYNTISSGFKSNEKTHCNNVNEINEVDCKQYKEDYKLNSMDSRTLFTEYLEMVLQYGFVTIFVTAFPLAPLFALINNIFEMRLDAKKFIKYYRRPVPQRVKNIGVWYNIMNIIGKISVASNAIIIAFSSNFIPKLVYTIKLNRNHTESGFLEHSLAYFNVNDFPNTTAPLENFLNVTTCRYPEYRNPPWHSQKYKRPVEYWHVLAARLAFIVIYQNLVNVIITAIQYAIPDVSRKLRDRIKREAFKINETIVKHEMEYRLRTRNKKGGSVVRRKNGDLSGDTIFRDVSSENNGDIMFIDAGGALESGNDAVTEL, from the exons ATGGATGAAGATGATGAATTTTATGACACAATTTCCTTGAATTCTCAAGCTCCAATACACCGGAAACGAATTAATAATAAGGAGTACATTAGTTTATCGAGAAATACGATTTATCATTCAGCTATAGAGTTAGATAATATGGATAATCATGATGCTACTTCATCA aatTGGAGGAGTTTCTCTATGGAAGATTTACCCGATTATGTTATTGCTTATGACACAACAACGGAtcctattaaattaaaaaagaggGAAACCtttgaacaaaatttaattgacgttggtttgattttaaaaaaagacgAGCACCAACACAGAATAAATTTCATCAAGATTTATGTTCCCAGAGAAGTTTTATGTCAATACGCAGAACTACTTAAACTAAGACTACCAATCAaagat CCGGAAGGTTTTACCcctaaagaaaatattttttcatctgTGATAAAAAGGTGTTTAGATAGGTGCAAGGTGAGATTGgacgaaaaaaaatttccaccacaacaatataaattaacgGCCGAGTTCTCCAGGgacaaatattattt ATTTGATGTTGACgatccaaatttttttaatatcggaGTTCGAATATCTGTCATCTCTTACATTTTAGATCGAGAGAAATATGGAAAGGAAGATCATAGTAAAgggattaaaaatttaatttctacaGATGTTTATAAAGCTGCATATCCATTACATGAT ggcGATTTAAACAACAAATCATCAAAACgcaaattattattagatgAATGGGCATCAGTTTCAAAATGGGTTAAATACCAACCAATCGATGATATAAAAGATTATTTCGGCGTAAAATTCGCTTTGTATTTTACATGGTTAGGATTTTACACCCACATGTTAATTCCTGCCTCAATCGTTGGGATTCTTTGTTTACTTTATGGCATAATCAGCATACAAAACGATACTTTAAGTGGAGATATATGCAACAAAGATATAGTAATGTGCCCACTATGCGATCGTGTGTGTAATTTTTGGCAATTAAAAGATAGTTGTGTGTATTCGAAAATCGTGCGATTAATTGATAATCCAGCGACGATTTTTTTCGCTGTGTTTATGAGCGTTTGGGCCGCAGTTTATTTGGAGTTGTGGAAAAGATACAGTGCTGAGATTGCTCATCGTTGGGGTTTAACCGGATTTGATTTGTTAGCAGAACCTCCTAGACCCGAGTATTTAACGCGATTAGCCAAtgccaaaaagaaaaagttaaacgTTGTTACATCGTTGGAGGAGCCGGTTGTTCCGTTTTGGAGGGTTAAGTTACCGtcgattattttaagtttttccaTCGTTTTACTTTGG gttattttagCTCTAGGTGTTGTAGCCGGAATAGttttatacaggatgtcttTGTTATCATCATCAGCTTTGTATTCGGATAAAACTAGTTATAGGATTTATGTTGTTCCCTTAACGGctggtttaattaatttagtttgcatcgtaattttgaattttctttatgATCGTTTGGCCCAATGGTTAACGGAAATGGAACTTCAAAGAACGCAAACCGAATTCGATGATAGTTTATCCCTAAAAATCTATATGTTTCAATTCGTTAATTATTACTCTTGCATTTTTTACATTGCATTTATAAAAGGGAAATTTGTTGGATACCCGGCTAAATACAACCGAATTTTTGGGCATCGCCAAGAAGAA tgtaATCCCGGAGGGTGCTTGATGGAATTAACGATGCAACTTGCAATTATAATGATAGGGAATCAATTTATAAGTGGAATAATAGAAATGTTACTCccggttttattaaaaatctataaTACGATATCAAGCGGATTTAAATCGAACGAAAAAACGCATTGTAACAATGTAAACGAGATAAACGAGGTTGATTGTAAACAATATAAAGaggattataaattaaattcgatGGATTCGAGAACTTTATTCACGGAATATTTAGAAATGGTCTTGCAATACGGTTTTGTTACGATTTTTGTTACTGCGTTTCCTTTGGCTCCTCTTTTCGCattgattaataatatttttgagatgCGTTTAGAcgcgaaaaagtttattaagtATTATCGTAGGCCGGTTCCGCAACGGGTGAAGAATATTGGTGTTTGGTACAATATAATGAAcataattggaaaaatttcggTCGCATCAAACGCTATTATTATCgcattttcatcaaatttcattCCAAAATTGGTGTATaccattaaattaaatcgaaatcATACAGAATCGGGATTTTTAGAGCACTCATTAGCTTATTTTAACGTAAACGATTTTCCTAATACTACAGCTCCTTTAGAAAACTTCTTAAATGTTACTACTTGCCGTTACCCTGAGTATCGAAATCCTCCCTGGCATTCACAAAAGTATAAACGCCCCGTTGAGTATTGGCACGTTCTTGCCGCGCGTTTAGCTTTTATTgtgatttatcaaaatttagtTAATGTTATTATAACGGCGATTCAATATGCTATACCGGATGTTTCTCGAAAATTAAGAGATCGAATTAAAAGGGaagcttttaaaattaacgagACTATTGTTAAACATGAAATGGAATATCGATTAAGAACGCGGAATAAAAAAGGGGGGAGCGTTGTAAGAAGGAAAAACGGAGATTTATCAGGAGATACAATCTTTAGAGATGTCTCTTCGGAGAATAACGGGGATATAATGTTTATCGATGCAGGTGGGGCGTTAGAAAGTGGAAATGATGCTGTTACCGAGCTTTAG